A window from Erythrolamprus reginae isolate rEryReg1 chromosome 9, rEryReg1.hap1, whole genome shotgun sequence encodes these proteins:
- the CIAO2B gene encoding cytosolic iron-sulfur assembly component 2B has protein sequence MVGSLGGGVGGGLENANPLVYRRQSERLVTAREQDEGLPDAIDDREIFDLIRGIHDPEHPLTLEELNVVEQLRVQVSDPESAVSVEFTPTIPHCSMATLIGLSIKVKLIRSLPERFKVDVHITPGTHASEYAVNKQLADKERVAAALENMHLLQVVNQCLSGRS, from the exons ATGGTGGGCTCGCTTGGTGGGGGCGTCGGCGGCGGTTTGGAGAACGCCAATCCCCTGGTCTACCGGCGGCAGAGCGAGCGGCTCGTCACAGCGCGCGAGCAGGATGAAGGGCTGCCCGACGCCATCGACGACCGCGAGATCTTCG ATCTCATCCGCGGCATCCACGACCCCGAGCACCCGCTGACCCTGGAGGAGCTGAACGTGGTGGAGCAGCTGCGCGTGCAG GTCAGCGACCCGGAGAGCGCCGTCTCGGTGGAGTTCACGCCCACCATCCCGCACTGCAGCATGGCCACCCTCATCGGCCTCTCCATCAAAGTGAAGCTGATTCGGTCCCTCCCGGAGAGGTTCAAG GTGGATGTCCACATAACACCTGGGACACATGCTTCTGAGTATGCAG TAAACAAGCAACTTGCTGACAAAGAGAGGGTAGCGGCCGCCTTAGAGAACATGCACTTGCTCCAGGTGGTGAACCAGTGCTTGTCGGGACGATCTTag